From the Paramormyrops kingsleyae isolate MSU_618 chromosome 7, PKINGS_0.4, whole genome shotgun sequence genome, one window contains:
- the LOC111849886 gene encoding indoleamine 2,3-dioxygenase 2-like, with translation MEPEIQLKSFHVSSTMGFVLDNPKTDLPEYYQPWMSIAMDLPHLIQTHQLWDRVHKMPLLSITHLEGHREQRLAHLALGFITMGYVWQEGEHQPVKTLPRQLAEPYCRVSEALDMPPILLYADCVLANWKLRDPAGPFEIGNMDTIFKFPGEESCRGFFLVSLLVEQAACTGMEGIAMAMNSMLTQDNHGVHEGLLMVNKSLLKMKEVFGLMRKHVEPDVFYGTLRIFFTGWMDNPTLPEGLCYEGVFTEPLQLRGGSAAQSSSIQCFDALLGVKQMETSADSYLKDIRRYMPPAHRQLIEVLQHRTPLRSYVQSSGEQDLIDTYDKCVKALVDLRCYHLQAVTSYVSAPSKSAHRGDPTPREEKGTGGTDAFHFLKSVRDSTKNVLISPK, from the exons ATGGAACCTGAAATCCAACTGAAATCTTTCCATGTGTCCAGCACCATGGGCTTTGTCCTAGATAATCCAAAG ACCGATCTCCCAGAGTACTACCAGCCATGGATGAGCATCGCCATGGACCTCCCCCACCTGATCCAAACTCATCAGCTCTGGGACAGGGTCCATAAG ATGCCGCTGTTGAGCATCACGCATCTCGAAGGGCACAGAGAACAGAGGCTGGCACACCTGGCACTGGGCTTCATCACCATGGGCTATGTGTGGCAGGAAGGAGAGCACCAGCCAGTCAAG ACGCTCCCCAGGCAGCTGGCTGAGCCGTACTGCAGAGTGTCGGAGGCCTTGGACATGCCGCCCATCCTGCTCTATGCAGACTGTGTGCTGGCTAACTGGAAGCTGAGGGATCCTGCAGG TCCATTCGAAATTGg GAACATGGACACAATATTCAAGTTTCCTGGGGAAGAATCATGCAGGGGCTTCTTCCTGGTCTCCCTGCTGGTGGAACAGGCTGCATGCACAGGGATGGAG GGAATTGCCATGGCGATGAACTCCATGCTGACACAGGACAATCATGGTGTGCATGAAGGTCTACTGATGGTGAACAAATCCCTGCTGAAGATGAAGGAGGTGTTTGGACTCATGCGCA AACACGTGGAGCCCGATGTATTTTATGGCACACTGCGGATCTTCTTTACTGG GTGGATGGACAACCCCACCCTGCCTGAGGGGCTATGCTATGAGGGGGTCTTTACAGAGCCTTTGCAGCTGAGGGGGGGCAGCGCTGCACAGAGCTCCAGCATCCAATGTTTTGATGCTCTTTTGGGTGTCAAACAAATGGAAACCTCAG CTGACAGCTACCTGAAGGATATCCGCAGATACATGCCCCCAGCCCACCGGCAGCTGATCGAGGTCCTCCAGCATCGGACCCCCTTGCGCTCATACGTGCAGTCTTCTGGCGAGCAGGATCTCATCGACACCTACGACAAGTGTGTTAAGGCCCTGGTGGACCTGCGATGCTACCACCTGCAGGCTGTAACCAGCTATGTGTCTGCACCCAGTAAGAGTGCACACAGGGGCGACCCCACCCCCAGGGAGGAAAAGGGCACAGGTGGCACAGATGCCTTCCATTTCCTGAAGAGCGTCCGGGACTCGACCAAGAATGTCCTCATCAGCCCTAAATGA